The following are encoded together in the Salvia hispanica cultivar TCC Black 2014 chromosome 6, UniMelb_Shisp_WGS_1.0, whole genome shotgun sequence genome:
- the LOC125194628 gene encoding uncharacterized protein LOC125194628, with product MDWFNSDQRQMDDFVNSQNWQVPPTPDPDATPSPGLPTNVDMESPVSTDEYDISDMEPAPRRGKGKVADEDGPKKYSPQETMWLAKNYVDVSEDAVIGNQQSGKAFWQRIADKYNAGRPEGSFERTYVKLRKHWCRVQKEINKWNGKWTNVVRMWPSGHSEMDLVDKAKADYFADGKKHFKYFDVWKLVEKSPKYTGRAEAAAKRTKVAAGHYTSSEGGPPIDLNVTDDDFFLSSPGTESRPMGTKAAKRKAKGKATASYSAMPPPPPNPSLDKISDSMSDMSITLRMGQLTELTSRDTSRMSEYELELHREMIEYLRAQMKKK from the coding sequence ATGGATTGGTTTAACAGCGACCAACGCCAGATGGACGATTTTGTGAATTCCCAGAACTGGCAAGTGCCGCCGACACCCGATCCAGATGCAACACCTAGTCCCGGGCTGCCTACCAATGTAGATATGGAATCGCCGGTTAGCACCGATGAGTACGATATCAGCGATATGGAGCCAGCTCCACGgaggggcaagggcaaggttGCCGATGAGGATGGGCCGAAGAAGTACAGTCCGCAGGAGACAATGTGGCTGGCCAAGAACTACGTCGACGTCTCCGAGGACGCTGTGATCGGCAACCAGCAAAGCGGCAAAGCGTTCTGGCAGCGGATTGCGGATAAGTACAACGCTGGTCGACCCGAAGGCTCGTTCGAGCGTACCTACGTGAAGCTACGCAAGCATTGGTGTCGGGTGCAGAAGGAGATTAACAAGTGGAATGGCAAGTGGACTAACGTAGTCCGGATGTGGCCGAGCGGGCACAGCGAGATGGACCTTGTGGACAAGGCCAAGGCAGATTACTTCGCTGACGGGAAGAAGCACTTCAAGTACTTCGACGTTTGGAAGCTTGTCGAGAAGAGCCCAAAGTACACTGGTAGGGCTGAAGCGGCGGCTAAGAGAACCAAAGTCGCCGCCGGACACTACACTTCAAGCGAAGGAGGTCCGCCAATCGACCTCAACGTGACAGACGATGACTTCTTCCTCTCATCTCCTGGTACTGAAAGCCGTCCGATGGGCACAAAGGCGGCAAAGAGGAAAGCAAAGGGGAAGGCAACTGCGAGCTACTCCGCtatgccgccgccgccacccaaTCCTTCCTTGGACAAGATATCAGACTCTATGTCGGATATGAGTATTACGTTGCGGATGGGCCAGCTGACGGAGTTGACATCGAGGGATACCTCGAGAATGTCGGAGTACGAGCTCGAATTGCACCGTGAGATGATCGAATACCTTCGCgcacaaatgaagaaaaagtag
- the LOC125192872 gene encoding axial regulator YABBY 1-like: MSSSFVPQQQHHHLPPSEQLCYVHCTYCNTVLAVGVPCTSLFKTVTVRCGNCSNLLSVTVDMRGLLLPPSNHQLHLGHSFFPPQNLLEEIRSSPSTLLPNPNDPFFPIHDLPKPPVANRPPEKRQRVPSAYNRFIKDEIQRIKAGNPDISHREAFSAAAKNWAHFPHIHFGLMPDQPVKKQNVCQQEGEDVLMKDGFLSTAANVGVSPY, encoded by the exons atgtCCTCTTCATTTGTTCCGCAGCAGCAGCACCACCATCTCCCCCCCTCCGAGCAGCTCTGCTACGTCCACTGCACCTATTGCAACACCGTCCTTGcg GTGGGCGTGCCCTGCACCAGCTTGTTCAAGACTGTGACCGTGCGATGTGGCAACTGCTCCAACCTCCTCTCCGTCACCGTCGATATGCGCGGCCTCctcctccctccgtccaatCATCAGCTCCATCTCGGCCACTCATTTTTTCCCCCTCAGAATCTTCTC GAGGAGATCCGAAGCTCGCCTTCCACTCTGCTGCCGAATCCCAACGACCCATTTTTTCCGATTCACGACCTCCCCAAGCCCCCAGTAGCTAACAGAC cCCCGGAGAAAAGACAGAGAGTGCCATCTGCTTACAACCGGTTCATCAA GGACGAGATCCAACGTATCAAAGCTGGAAACCCTGATATTAGCCACAGAGAGGCGTTCAGTGCCGCTGCCAAAAAT TGGGCCCACTTTCCTCATATTCACTTCGGACTGATGCCTGATCAACCCGTGAAGAAGCAAAATGTGTGCCAACAG GAAGGTGAGGATGTTTTGATGAAAGATGGGTTTCTTTCTACTGCTGCAAACGTGGGCGTGTCTCCCTACTAG